The genomic interval AAACTGCTGCTGTTTTTCCAGGTAAGTCTTTTTCTGATGAAATCTGATAAACCAGACCTACATACAGACATACTTATGTAAAAAGTAAATTGAATAACTAAAGGCATTAACATTGACTAAAATAGCACTATGTGTCAATTGTGGAATGCAGATATTATTCAAACTACTTTAGTTTCaatgtttttatctgttttgaatgtacagtacatagcaaaagtaaatgcaaatgtaattttagtCACTTTTATTGCTGTCAATCTTGTATGACAAAGGAACATAATACCATCATCAAGTTAAGACTGGCACAAACACAGAGACCATTACATGCAATAACTTGAGCACATGGAACATGCCTTtgcatatttgtttgtttacattaagCCTATTTATTTTAGACCAATTGTTGGTtctgaaatgaaagtgaaagagaaagtgcacatttgtgaccctggagcataaaagcagtcataagcagcacaggtttatttgtagcaatagccaacaatagaTCATCgtttactgtacatttcaaacACCAGTGTTAGTCTCAGCTGCTTTGATCATTTGAGATGTTGGTCGTGGGTTTGTTGATCACTGACATGAGCCGATCAAATCTGAACATTTCCATGAAGGCCTGCTTGAAACAATCCCCTGATAACGTATAGAGTGGCAGGTTGATAATGATGTTGACTGCAGCGATCGGCCTCGAGATGATATAGGCGGCGTGAGCCCAGTGGTACAGCATGCAGTTGGTTTCCGGAGTGAGTTTTGTGTAGATCCTCCAAGCTCGTAGTGCATGAAAAGGGAAAAAGCACACAATGAAGCACGTCAAAATCAACACGATGAGCCGCCTCGCTCTAACCCGTTTGCTGGTTTCCTTATGGGGACCCTTCCTGAGCTCCTTAATGATGCGCCAATAGCAAAGACAGACCACGACTAGAGGAACCAGATATCCAAGCACGGTCAGCACCCAACTGTAAGGCCACATGAATTTTGGGTTGTTGCTCGCAAGATCCAAGCAGTAGGTTTTGTTGTTCTTCTCCTTCATATCAAATTTGTTAAAAGTCGGACT from Carassius auratus strain Wakin chromosome 26, ASM336829v1, whole genome shotgun sequence carries:
- the LOC113044592 gene encoding 2-oxoglutarate receptor 1, producing MSNIYYGPSNSSIDNCTDVDDLMKRYYLPVFYGAIFIVGVVGNITALLVYIIKVRPWKSSTIIMVNLVITDLLFMIPLPFLTYFYSQNDSWTLGITMCRFTHFIFHFNLYGSILFLTCLAIFRYVAIVHPMHAHSIKKKRWGTLACILGWTVAVAEISPTFNKFDMKEKNNKTYCLDLASNNPKFMWPYSWVLTVLGYLVPLVVVCLCYWRIIKELRKGPHKETSKRVRARRLIVLILTCFIVCFFPFHALRAWRIYTKLTPETNCMLYHWAHAAYIISRPIAAVNIIINLPLYTLSGDCFKQAFMEMFRFDRLMSVINKPTTNISNDQSS